From the Longimicrobiaceae bacterium genome, the window TTTCCGCCGGCCGGCTCCGGAGCGGACCGCCGCGACAATCCCTCCGGCGGGCCCCAACTGCCCTCGATCAACCGCCGTACAAACCGCGATACAGGGCGATGTTGCGGGTGAGGATCTTCACGTACTCGCGCGTCTCGTCGAAGGGGATGCGCTCGGTGAACAGCTCCTCGTCGCGGTACTCGGGGAAGCGGCTCCACCGCTCCACGCGCGCCGGGCCGGCATTGTACGCGGCGAACACCGACGGAAGCGAGCCGCGGTAGTCGCGCATCTGCTCGGCCAGGAAGCGCGTGCCCAGGTGCACGTTGATCTCCGGATCGAACAGGAGATCGGCGCTCCACGGGCGGGTTCCCAGCCCGGCGGCCACCCCCCGCCCCGTCTCCGGCATGACCTGCATGAGCCCGCGCGCGCCCACCGGCGAGCTGATGCCCGCCTTGAACACCGACTCCTGCCGCGTGAGCGCGGCGACGAGGAACGGATCGAGCCCGCGCGCCTTGGCCTCGGCCTCCAACACGGGCCGGTACGGGTACGGGTAGAGGATGCGAAGCAGCCGCGCATTGAGCGGAACGCCGCGCTTCTGCATGGCCTGGCCGGCGTGCACTGCGGGGACGGTAATGCCGCGCGCCGCCAGCGCTTCCGCCAGCGGGTAGACGAGGGACGCGTCGGTGGCGGCGGCGGAGAGGAGGCGCTCGGCCTCCTGCTCGGCATCCGCGGCGAGGCCGGCGTCGCGGAGCAGGTCGACGGTCTGGATCGAGGCGTCCACCCGCGCCCGCACCCCCGCGGAGTCGGCCGGGTCGCGGGCGAGCTCCACCGGCCAGTACGGCTCCCCCAGCCGCGCGGCGGCGCGGACGGAGTAGTACGACACCGGCTCGCGCTCGCGCACCTCGCGGAAGCGCTGCGTGGCGGTGGCCTTGTCGCCGCGGGCCAGGGCGGCGCGGCCCGCCCAGTAGGTCGCCTGGAGCCACGCGTCGCCCTGCGGGTTGGCGGCGCGGTACTGCTCGAAGATGCGCTCCGCCCCGGCGTAGTCGCGCGCGGCGAAGGAGGCGCCGCCCAGCCGCATCATGGCCTGCCCCGCCCGCGTGGTGCCGGGGAAGCCGGACAGGATGCGTGCGTAGATGCTGCGCGCCGTCGCATCGTCCCCCCGGTCGTCCGCCGCGTCGGCCACTAGGTAGAGCGCGTTGGCGGCCTCGGCGCGGCCGGGGAAGCGGGCGGCGAGGCGCATGAAGGTGGCGTTGGCGGCGGATGCCTTCCCCGCCCGCGACTGGGCGCGCCCCAGCACGTACATCGCCTCCGGCGCCATGCCGGACGAGGAGGATGCGACGGTGGCAAGCGGGCCCTGCGCATCCGCGTAGCGCCCGGAGTCGAAGAGCGCCTTGCCGAGGGCGAGGGTGACGCGCAGCCGCTCGTCTGCCGTGCCCGAGCCGCTGGCGAGCCACGCGCGGTAGCCGGCGGCGGCGCGCGGGTTGTCGCCCCGCCGGTCGAAGGTCTGCGCCAGCAGCAGCCGGTCGCCCGCGGTCAGCCCTCGCAGGCCGGCGGCGCGCGTGGCGGCCGCGCCCGCGCCCGGACTGGCGGGCGCGGCGGACATCGCCGCGCGGAAGTCACCCAGCGCCGCCACGCTGTCGCCCATCGCGAGTGCTGCGGCGCCCGCGTCGGCGGAGAGCATGGCGCGTGCGGTGTCGTTCGGCGCCTGCGCGCGGAGGGTGAGAGCCAGCGAGCGCTGGCCCCGCGGGTCCTTCGCCTTCCCGTACGCCTGCACCCACGCTTCCCGCGCGCGCAGCCACGGCACGCCGGTGCCGGCGGACTCCACGAGGGCGCGGACGCGGGCGGTGTCGCCGTGGTCCGCCAGCGCCTCGGCGGCGAGGAGGTTGGCCCACGCGGCGGCGGCGGGCGCGAAAGCGCGGGCGCGCTCCAAGGCGGCGACGCCCGGCTCCACCTGCCCGGTGTGCAGCAGCGCCAGCCCGTAGCGGAGCTGCGCCACGGGCCGGTTCGCATCTCCCGGCCCGTGCTCCGGAGAGACTTTCAGGTATCGCTGATAGGCGAAGGCCGCGCGCGTCCAGTCGCCGCCTTCCTCGTACGCGCGGGCGAGCAGGAACCAGCCCTCGCCGTGCAGCGCGGTGTCCAGCCACGGCTTGCCATCCAGCAGCGTGCGCACCGTGCTCCATCCGCCCCACCCCGCCTGCGCGCGGGCGGCGACCACCGCGGCTTCCGGACGGTCGTCGTTCCGCAGCACTTCCGTCATGCGGCGCGACGCGGCCCAGTCGCGGCCCTGGCGCATGAGCGCGACCACGTCTGCCGGGATGCCGGACGGGAACTCGGGCTCGTGCGCGCGCGAGACGGCGGGCGCGGACGAGACGGCGGATGCGGGCTTCCGCGCCTCGCCTTCGCTCATGCGCGCGGCGCCCCAGATGAGCACGGGGAGGAGGACGGCAGTGGCGAGGATCAGCGCGTTGCGACGGGTCATGCCTGCGGTGCGTGCGGGGACGTGCCGGGCGGGACGGTCCCGGCACGGCGGCGCTTCCGCCCCCTCGCGTTTCCGGGCGAGACGGGGCGCGATGTGGCCTTGCGAAAGCTGTGCCCCGCGCGGGGTTGCACGATGCGGCGGCCTCCCCGTGACGCCAGATAGATAATACGAAATCCGTGAGAATCGGTGCGGTCAGCATCGCCCTGGCGGCTAAAGCCGCGGGCTACGACGGCACGAAGCCCACCGGCGTGGGCTGCTCCCGATGGTCCGAATCGCTTCGGCGGCGCTCCGCGAAGGCACGCCGATCTACCCGGTTTCCGTATAATACCAATCCGGTTGAATGACTGTGCATTCTTCGGAGCAAGACGGTGCGAACGCTCGGTAGACAAACCGCACAATGCACAGTTGATCGCCCGTATTGGTATAAGTTCTGGAAGTCGGTAATTAGACTGAAAGTTCGAAATTAAGGATGATAGTCGCAGCTGATACCGAATCCGCAGAAAGAGCGGATCCTGCCGTCCGCGGGAGTCGGGACCTTGACGCGAGGCTCCGTTTCGCGCATCCGTATCCGGCTGCCAGCCGACACCTCCGCCGCAGCCGTCTCCGG encodes:
- a CDS encoding transglycosylase SLT domain-containing protein, yielding MTRRNALILATAVLLPVLIWGAARMSEGEARKPASAVSSAPAVSRAHEPEFPSGIPADVVALMRQGRDWAASRRMTEVLRNDDRPEAAVVAARAQAGWGGWSTVRTLLDGKPWLDTALHGEGWFLLARAYEEGGDWTRAAFAYQRYLKVSPEHGPGDANRPVAQLRYGLALLHTGQVEPGVAALERARAFAPAAAAWANLLAAEALADHGDTARVRALVESAGTGVPWLRAREAWVQAYGKAKDPRGQRSLALTLRAQAPNDTARAMLSADAGAAALAMGDSVAALGDFRAAMSAAPASPGAGAAATRAAGLRGLTAGDRLLLAQTFDRRGDNPRAAAGYRAWLASGSGTADERLRVTLALGKALFDSGRYADAQGPLATVASSSSGMAPEAMYVLGRAQSRAGKASAANATFMRLAARFPGRAEAANALYLVADAADDRGDDATARSIYARILSGFPGTTRAGQAMMRLGGASFAARDYAGAERIFEQYRAANPQGDAWLQATYWAGRAALARGDKATATQRFREVREREPVSYYSVRAAARLGEPYWPVELARDPADSAGVRARVDASIQTVDLLRDAGLAADAEQEAERLLSAAATDASLVYPLAEALAARGITVPAVHAGQAMQKRGVPLNARLLRILYPYPYRPVLEAEAKARGLDPFLVAALTRQESVFKAGISSPVGARGLMQVMPETGRGVAAGLGTRPWSADLLFDPEINVHLGTRFLAEQMRDYRGSLPSVFAAYNAGPARVERWSRFPEYRDEELFTERIPFDETREYVKILTRNIALYRGLYGG